The Arachis ipaensis cultivar K30076 chromosome B07, Araip1.1, whole genome shotgun sequence genome includes a window with the following:
- the LOC110264963 gene encoding uncharacterized protein LOC110264963 yields MADVLPPPLSELMRMVAELQQANQRMADENQIMAAQIAELNHARIEHNDTHRQQAEDEEHQSQPSHVSETARSEEPQPEDGKEEADDLVGPFTEEVMNFELPKRFTLPLTLTPYDGLGDPRKFLKKFRSIMIVNGASDTVLCRCFLNYLDGPALDWLCALPAGSISRFQQLAKLFEEHFAGSAIYLHDSDYLNTIKQGPNESLKDYMTRFTKVAISIPDLHPEVYLHEIKSGLRPGKFQETIAVAKPKTLAEFCEKAKGQIDIEELRQAQKSDKSHFREDDKSSSTKKSFKLTPRFDSYTQFNTKREDIIKEILNSKLIKPPRKAGTYQDAKNVDKSKYCAFYQNNSHNTDDCVVAKDLLEWLARQGHLDKYIGGHIQKRGPSSTTNELSEQQN; encoded by the coding sequence ATGGCTGACGTGCTGCCTCCTCCACTATCCGAACTCATGCGAATGGTAGCTGAGCTACAACAAGCCAATCAACGAATGGCCGACGAGAACCAAATAATGGCTGCCCAAATCGCTGAACTAAATCATGCTCGGATTGAGCACAACGATACTCACCGCCAGCAGGCAGAAGACGAGGAACATCAGTCCCAACCCTCTCATGTCTCGGAGACTGCCCGATCCGAAGAACCCCAACCCGAAGATGGAAAGGAAGAGGCCGACGACCTTGTAGGACCCTTCACAGAAGAAGTAATGAACTTCGAATTGCCAAAGAGGTTCACTCTGCCGCTGACCCTCACACCTTATGATGGACTCGGAGACCCAAGGAAGTTTCTCAAGAAGTTCCGATCAATAATGATCGTCAATGGTGCATCAGATACagttttatgtcgttgttttcTGAATTATTTAGACGgccctgcacttgattggttgtgTGCTTTGCCTGCAGGTTCCATTTCGCGGTTTCAGCAGTTGGCGAAGTTATTTGAAGAGCATTTCGCCGGGTCCGCAATTTACTTGCACGACTCCGATTACTTGAATACTATCAAGCAGGGACCAAATGAAAGCTTGAAGGACTACATGACCCGCTTCACCAAGGTCGCAATCAGTATACCAGACCTCCACCCCGAGGTCTATCTACACGAAATTAAAAGCGGCCTTCGACCCGGAAAGTTCCAGGAGACAATCGCAGTAGCCAAGCCGAAGACTCTAGCAGAATTTTGCGAGAAGGCAAAGGGACAAATTGATATCGAGGAGCTCAGACAAGCTCAGAAGTCTGACAAGTCACATTTCCGCGAAGACGATAAGAGCTCAAGTACTAAGAAAAGTTTTAAACTAACACCTCGATTTGATTCTTATACGCAGTTTAACACTAAGAGAGAAGACATAATCAAAGAGATCTTGAATTCAAAACTGATCAAGCCACCAAGAAAAGCTGGTACCTACCAAGATGCAAAGAACGTGGACAAATCCAAGTACTGCGCTTTCTACCAGAACAACAGCCACAATACTGATGACTGCGTGGTCGCCAAAGACCTTTTAGAATGGCTAGCAAGGCAAGGACACCTCGACAAATACATTGGGGGTCACATCCAAAAGCGCGGCCCCAGCTCCACAACAAACGAGCTCTCCGAACAACAAAACTGA
- the LOC110264814 gene encoding uncharacterized protein LOC110264814 has translation MYATQMLFNPDLPEVVEFRQSMIEQGVNGTQPLFIENEGKVVSLEDDFMRLTRKCTIEELQDKNQEGSFIIFGTIQGIVEDGGWWYSACVCGKGIYPQNGAYYCDFCLKHITNVTPRSEILLKVYFYFVF, from the exons ATGTATGCCACTCAAATGTTATTTAATCCTGATCTTCCTGAGGTTGTTGAGTTCAGGCAGAG tatgATTGAGCAAGGGGTGAATGGTACTCAGCCACTGTTTATTGAAAATGAGGGTAAAGTTGTGTCGTTAGAAGATGATTTCATGCGTTTAACTAGAAAATGCACAATTGAAGAGCTTCAAGATAAGAATCAG GAGGGTTCTTTTATCATCTTTGGTACAATCCAAGGTATTGTTGAGGATGGAGGTTGGTGGTATTCTGCTTGTGTGTGTGGAAAGGGTATCTATCCTCAGAATGGTGCATATTACTGTGATTTCTGTTTGAAGCACATAACCAATGTCACTCCAAGGTCAGAAATTTTGTTgaaagtgtatttttattttgtcttctAG